A section of the Agromyces aurantiacus genome encodes:
- a CDS encoding methyltransferase domain-containing protein, with the protein MARPAAEPGLLHALATLDRRDADAAELMDDPAADPDVLDRTYHRFGIVNRLVSRPAAVYEEWVRPRLATTHSARLLDVGAGGGDLPREILRHAERDGLRLEIVAIDPDERAVRYASRHEGPRFHARVATTADLVAEGETFDVVWSNHVLHHLTPAELGALLADTERLVAPGGIGVHGDIERSVGAYLGFWAATLPFALNVLAGSFIRPDGLTSIRRSHTAPELAAAIPPGWRVKRGFPSRLELVWGSEIPDD; encoded by the coding sequence ATGGCGCGGCCCGCGGCCGAGCCGGGACTGCTGCACGCACTCGCCACGCTCGACCGCCGCGACGCCGACGCCGCCGAACTCATGGACGATCCGGCGGCCGACCCCGACGTGCTCGACCGCACCTACCACCGCTTCGGCATCGTGAACCGCCTCGTGTCGCGCCCCGCCGCGGTCTACGAGGAGTGGGTGCGGCCGCGTCTCGCGACCACGCATTCGGCGCGGCTGCTCGACGTGGGCGCGGGCGGCGGCGACCTGCCGCGCGAGATCCTCCGCCACGCCGAGCGCGACGGGCTGCGGCTCGAGATCGTCGCGATCGATCCCGACGAGCGCGCCGTCCGCTACGCCTCGCGCCACGAGGGGCCGCGGTTCCACGCACGGGTCGCCACGACCGCCGACCTCGTCGCCGAGGGCGAGACGTTCGACGTGGTCTGGTCCAACCACGTGCTGCACCACCTGACCCCCGCCGAGCTCGGCGCGCTCCTCGCCGACACCGAGCGGCTCGTCGCCCCCGGCGGCATCGGAGTGCATGGCGACATCGAGCGCAGCGTCGGGGCGTACCTCGGGTTCTGGGCGGCGACGCTGCCGTTCGCGTTGAACGTGCTCGCGGGCTCGTTCATCCGACCCGACGGACTCACGTCGATCCGGCGTTCGCACACCGCCCCCGAGCTGGCCGCCGCGATCCCGCCCGGATGGCGCGTCAAGCGCGGGTTCCCCTCACGGCTCGAGCTCGTGTGGGGCAGCGAGATCCCCGATGACTGA
- a CDS encoding DUF6325 family protein, with product MAELEYGPVDIYVVSFQGDRPDDATLSALGDLMVGEEVRLLDLLIVARREGGEVIVREFEEFRDEFGFTVVELEASGVIGDEDIDELAESIPEGSAGAIMAIELLWAKKIASAFAASGGEVLQVERIPATVVNEVFAAAAAAE from the coding sequence ATGGCCGAGTTGGAGTACGGGCCGGTCGACATCTACGTCGTGAGCTTCCAGGGCGACAGGCCCGACGACGCGACGCTGTCGGCCCTCGGCGACCTGATGGTGGGCGAGGAGGTGCGCCTGCTCGACCTGCTCATCGTCGCCCGCCGCGAGGGCGGCGAGGTGATCGTGCGCGAGTTCGAGGAGTTCCGCGACGAGTTCGGGTTCACCGTGGTCGAGCTCGAGGCATCGGGCGTCATCGGCGACGAGGACATCGACGAGCTCGCGGAGTCCATCCCGGAGGGCAGTGCCGGAGCGATCATGGCGATCGAGCTGCTGTGGGCGAAGAAGATCGCCTCGGCGTTCGCCGCATCCGGTGGCGAGGTGCTCCAGGTGGAGCGCATCCCCGCCACCGTCGTCAACGAGGTGTTCGCCGCTGCGGCGGCGGCGGAATAG
- a CDS encoding type III polyketide synthase: protein MSAVVHLRGLSTAVPGTELPQPAVRDVFQTQPGLNRLAQRIIGTSFDVSGIERRYTVLEELTFEERGDDPVFFDRSTGELKLPGTKARNEIYAVEATKLYLEAGRAAIEATPGIEASDITHVVTVSCTGFYAPGPDYMLVRDLGLGAAVQRYHLGFMGCYASMPALRTARQFCEADPDAVVLVVSVELCTLHLRSSNDPDTIVASSLFADGAGAGIVTARPLEPGERAFALDRFETRITPVGEGDMAWKIGDHGFEMVLSNAVPSIIDDHITGALEPLFAPDADLAEALATDAAGEHVAHWAIHPGGRSILDKVESRLGLSESQLVPARSTLRDFGNMSSATVLFVLRHILDQDSSAEGDRVAAMAFGPGLTVESALMTVKG from the coding sequence ATGAGCGCGGTGGTGCACCTGCGCGGCCTGTCGACCGCCGTTCCCGGCACCGAGCTGCCGCAGCCCGCCGTGCGCGACGTCTTCCAGACGCAGCCGGGACTCAACCGGCTGGCCCAGCGCATCATCGGCACCTCGTTCGACGTGTCGGGCATCGAGCGCAGGTACACCGTGCTCGAGGAGCTCACGTTCGAAGAGCGCGGCGACGACCCCGTGTTCTTCGACCGGTCGACGGGCGAGCTGAAGCTGCCCGGCACCAAGGCGCGCAACGAGATCTACGCCGTCGAGGCGACGAAGCTCTACCTCGAGGCCGGCCGCGCCGCGATCGAGGCGACGCCGGGCATCGAGGCATCCGACATCACGCACGTCGTCACGGTCTCGTGCACGGGCTTCTACGCGCCCGGCCCCGACTACATGCTCGTGCGCGACCTCGGGCTCGGTGCGGCGGTGCAGCGCTACCACCTCGGGTTCATGGGCTGCTACGCGTCGATGCCCGCGCTGCGCACCGCGCGGCAGTTCTGCGAGGCCGACCCCGACGCGGTCGTGCTGGTCGTGAGCGTCGAGCTGTGCACGCTGCATCTGCGCTCCTCGAACGACCCCGACACCATCGTCGCCTCGTCGCTGTTCGCCGACGGCGCCGGCGCAGGGATCGTCACCGCGCGGCCGCTGGAGCCGGGCGAGCGCGCGTTCGCGCTCGACCGCTTCGAGACGCGCATCACGCCCGTCGGCGAGGGTGACATGGCGTGGAAGATCGGCGACCACGGCTTCGAGATGGTGCTCTCGAACGCGGTGCCATCGATCATCGACGACCACATCACGGGCGCGCTCGAGCCGCTCTTCGCGCCCGACGCCGACCTGGCCGAGGCGCTCGCGACGGATGCCGCGGGCGAGCACGTCGCGCACTGGGCGATCCACCCGGGCGGGCGGAGCATCCTCGACAAGGTCGAGTCGCGACTCGGGCTCTCCGAGTCGCAGCTCGTGCCCGCACGCTCGACGCTGCGCGACTTCGGCAACATGTCGAGTGCGACCGTGCTCTTCGTGCTGCGGCACATCCTCGACCAGGACTCGTCGGCGGAGGGCGACCGGGTCGCCGCGATGGCGTTCGGGCCCGGCCTCACGGTCGAGTCGGCGCTCATGACGGTGAAGGGCTGA
- a CDS encoding AI-2E family transporter, protein MSDQGPPAAPSPSARSAVLVIAALLALGAMWFAREIVAPLALAAVLVIIVHPIRHPLQRHGWPRWAATSVVVAVAYLILGSLAALLVFAGFEFAQLVTDVVDELRAAGASLADWLSSIGFGGQVAEAASSALDPSLLLDVAQGVSGWLVGFLTAAFFVLAYVIFMAADAARYGRAEQAFGSSVRPAIQRIRAYNSSVRRYYVVNATFGAVVAVLDGLALWALGIPVPAVWAILAFVTNFIPNIGFVLGLVPPAVLAFVVGGLPMMLAVIAIYCVVNVVLQVLLQPKFVSDAVDLSLTLSFFSVVFWTFVIGPLGAILSIPLTLLVRDVLLDRDPGARFLRWLSGDASIPQQTPSVDP, encoded by the coding sequence GTGAGCGATCAGGGACCCCCGGCCGCACCCTCGCCGAGTGCGCGCAGCGCCGTGCTGGTCATCGCTGCGCTCCTCGCACTCGGCGCGATGTGGTTCGCACGCGAGATCGTGGCGCCGCTCGCGCTCGCCGCGGTGCTCGTGATCATCGTGCACCCCATCCGGCATCCGCTGCAGCGGCACGGATGGCCGAGGTGGGCGGCGACGAGCGTCGTGGTCGCGGTCGCGTACCTCATCCTCGGCTCGCTGGCCGCGCTGCTGGTGTTCGCCGGCTTCGAGTTCGCGCAGCTCGTGACCGATGTCGTCGACGAACTGCGGGCGGCCGGGGCATCCCTCGCCGACTGGCTCTCGTCGATCGGGTTCGGCGGCCAGGTCGCCGAAGCGGCCTCCTCGGCGCTCGACCCGTCGCTCCTGCTCGACGTCGCGCAGGGTGTGAGCGGATGGCTCGTCGGGTTCCTGACCGCGGCCTTCTTCGTGCTCGCGTACGTGATCTTCATGGCCGCCGACGCGGCGCGCTACGGGCGGGCCGAGCAGGCGTTCGGATCGTCGGTCCGGCCGGCGATCCAGCGCATCCGCGCCTACAACTCGTCGGTGCGCCGCTACTACGTCGTGAACGCGACGTTCGGCGCGGTCGTCGCTGTCCTCGACGGGCTCGCGCTGTGGGCGCTCGGCATCCCGGTGCCCGCGGTCTGGGCCATCCTCGCGTTCGTCACGAACTTCATCCCGAACATCGGCTTCGTGCTCGGGCTGGTGCCGCCGGCGGTGCTCGCGTTCGTGGTCGGGGGCCTGCCGATGATGCTCGCCGTGATCGCGATCTACTGCGTCGTGAACGTCGTGCTCCAGGTGCTGCTGCAGCCGAAGTTCGTCAGCGACGCCGTCGACCTCTCGCTCACGCTGAGCTTCTTCTCGGTGGTGTTCTGGACGTTCGTGATCGGCCCGCTCGGCGCCATCCTGTCCATTCCGCTCACGCTGCTCGTGCGCGACGTGCTGCTCGATCGCGATCCCGGGGCCCGGTTCCTGCGCTGGCTGTCCGGCGACGCGAGCATCCCCCAGCAGACGCCCAGCGTCGATCCCTAG
- a CDS encoding SHOCT domain-containing protein: MAARTAVVAGTATAVSGNVARRQQNRYANQQAEQQAAAQQQWEAEQYQAQQAAAAQAAAAPPPPPAAPAAAPAGGVDVVAELQKLAALKEQGILNDAEFAAAKAKLLG; encoded by the coding sequence ATGGCCGCGCGAACCGCGGTCGTCGCCGGGACCGCGACGGCGGTGAGCGGCAACGTCGCGCGTCGCCAGCAGAACCGGTACGCGAACCAGCAGGCCGAGCAGCAGGCGGCCGCGCAGCAGCAATGGGAGGCGGAGCAGTACCAGGCCCAACAGGCCGCGGCAGCGCAGGCCGCGGCGGCGCCACCGCCCCCGCCGGCGGCACCCGCCGCGGCGCCCGCGGGCGGCGTCGACGTGGTGGCCGAGCTGCAGAAGCTCGCCGCGCTCAAGGAGCAGGGCATCCTGAACGACGCGGAGTTCGCCGCGGCGAAGGCCAAGCTGCTCGGCTGA
- a CDS encoding FAD-dependent oxidoreductase, which translates to MTDGSARARGDVDAGAPAAPDPDGPIHDVAVVGAGAVGLLLACLLARRGLDVVVLERREVAPPTTASSRAIGIHPPGLRALDAVGVGEEVRRRAVPIRDGRVTCEGRVLGAMRFPGSGIVRSLPQREVEALLEDRLAAAPSVRIRRGVEATSVRDRGTHVVVGGIEAGVPVEVAARYAVGADGVRSAIRPLIGADWSRRRGRGTYVMCDTRDDTGAPESALLHFEPAGVVESFPMPGGRRRWVAWVRRSPAEPDASAMATIVSSRTGAGFPTDAAGAPTAFEAAQHLAVPLAAGRVALVGDAAHEISPIGGQGMNLGWSDAVHLDRDLAGALAAAAPIDVFAAYDRSRRAAATRAMRQAAFNMRMGAPASGFRLRARNGAVRVLALPGLRGVLARAFTMRWL; encoded by the coding sequence ATGACTGACGGGTCGGCCCGGGCGCGGGGCGACGTCGACGCGGGCGCGCCGGCCGCACCCGATCCCGACGGGCCGATCCACGACGTCGCGGTGGTCGGCGCGGGGGCCGTGGGGCTGCTCCTCGCCTGCCTGCTCGCCCGCCGCGGGCTCGACGTCGTCGTGCTCGAGCGCCGCGAGGTCGCGCCGCCGACCACCGCCTCGTCGCGGGCCATCGGGATCCACCCGCCGGGACTCCGCGCCCTCGACGCCGTCGGCGTCGGCGAGGAGGTGCGCCGCAGGGCGGTGCCGATCCGCGACGGCCGCGTGACGTGCGAGGGGCGCGTGCTCGGGGCGATGCGGTTCCCCGGCTCGGGCATCGTGCGGTCGCTCCCGCAGCGCGAGGTCGAGGCGCTGCTGGAGGACCGGCTCGCCGCCGCGCCGTCGGTGCGGATCCGCCGCGGCGTCGAGGCGACGTCGGTGCGCGATCGCGGCACGCACGTGGTGGTCGGCGGCATCGAGGCGGGTGTGCCGGTCGAGGTCGCCGCGCGCTACGCGGTCGGCGCCGACGGGGTGCGCAGCGCCATCCGCCCGCTCATCGGCGCCGACTGGAGCCGTCGCCGCGGCAGGGGCACCTACGTGATGTGCGACACCCGCGACGACACGGGGGCGCCTGAGAGCGCGCTGCTGCACTTCGAGCCCGCAGGCGTGGTCGAGTCGTTCCCGATGCCGGGCGGCCGCCGGCGCTGGGTCGCGTGGGTCCGACGGTCACCCGCCGAGCCGGATGCGTCGGCGATGGCGACGATCGTCTCCTCGCGCACCGGGGCGGGCTTCCCGACGGATGCCGCGGGCGCGCCGACCGCGTTCGAGGCCGCGCAGCACCTCGCCGTGCCGCTGGCCGCCGGCCGCGTCGCCCTCGTCGGCGACGCCGCGCACGAGATCAGCCCGATCGGCGGCCAGGGCATGAACCTCGGCTGGAGCGACGCCGTGCACCTCGACCGCGACCTCGCCGGCGCGCTCGCCGCGGCCGCGCCGATCGACGTGTTCGCCGCCTACGACCGTTCGCGTCGCGCCGCCGCGACCCGGGCGATGCGGCAGGCGGCGTTCAACATGCGCATGGGCGCGCCGGCCTCGGGGTTCCGGCTGCGCGCCCGCAACGGCGCCGTGCGGGTGCTCGCGCTGCCCGGCCTGCGCGGGGTGCTCGCGCGGGCGTTCACGATGCGCTGGTTGTGA
- a CDS encoding DUF2017 family protein, translating to MIVAGREGGADGVRIVLETEEAMLLSELADQVDSVLLLGGEDDPALGRLFPSAYQDDEQSAHEFARYTRESLVDGKRQAAQAVRDATATDRGEGLVEIELDQAQAWGWLTFLTDLRLILAERVGVADPDEAEPADEERDDYLRAAYEWAGIVQGSMLEVLDPIGH from the coding sequence GTGATCGTCGCCGGACGCGAGGGCGGCGCCGACGGCGTGCGGATCGTGCTCGAGACCGAGGAGGCGATGCTGCTCTCCGAGCTCGCCGACCAGGTCGACTCGGTGCTCCTGCTCGGCGGGGAGGACGACCCGGCACTGGGCCGGCTCTTCCCTTCGGCGTACCAGGACGACGAGCAGTCGGCGCACGAGTTCGCCCGGTACACGCGCGAGAGCCTCGTCGACGGCAAGCGCCAGGCGGCGCAGGCGGTGCGGGATGCCACGGCGACCGACCGCGGCGAGGGCCTCGTCGAGATCGAGCTCGACCAGGCGCAGGCGTGGGGCTGGCTGACGTTCCTGACCGACCTCCGCCTGATCCTCGCCGAGCGCGTCGGCGTCGCCGACCCCGACGAGGCCGAACCGGCCGACGAGGAGCGCGACGACTACCTGCGCGCGGCATACGAGTGGGCCGGCATCGTGCAGGGCTCGATGCTCGAGGTGCTCGACCCGATCGGGCACTGA
- a CDS encoding DUF998 domain-containing protein has product MSQPTSIIGVLREPTRTIESTEASALIVGAAAFVVATPIGLLMFWGRELPISGPGSLGAAIAIGAAIVAILAFVSGRLVLRRRFGRPPADPAVEEAAAREAVGPRGVEPPRLHWFDVVALSVAHAVIALLGWVALADVLEQGFIGAPVYPIPGALLFGVALALTAYVCFLSAVRMTPMLLSIVLAVFLVVGVITAMLSSSDPQWWQKNLSALGMTDDLSALAFNLTLIIAGAIVTIVARYATAGLSTATERDRRGRDVVRYGLVAIGILLACVGVFPVDEFFALHNTVATGMAVVYAVIVIGLPRFLPSMPRVFVILGWVYVGVIALLGVFFAVGYYNLTAVELVAGLLIFSWIILFLRNTGPAAPARVVAVTA; this is encoded by the coding sequence ATGTCCCAGCCGACGTCGATCATCGGGGTGCTGCGGGAGCCGACGCGCACCATCGAGTCCACCGAAGCGTCGGCGCTCATCGTCGGGGCGGCGGCGTTCGTCGTCGCCACGCCGATCGGGCTGCTGATGTTCTGGGGGCGCGAGCTGCCCATCTCCGGGCCGGGCTCGCTCGGCGCGGCCATCGCGATCGGCGCGGCGATCGTCGCGATCCTCGCGTTCGTCTCCGGCCGGCTCGTGCTGCGGCGCCGGTTCGGTCGGCCGCCGGCCGACCCCGCCGTCGAGGAGGCCGCCGCGCGCGAGGCCGTGGGCCCGCGCGGGGTCGAGCCGCCCCGCCTGCACTGGTTCGACGTCGTCGCGCTCTCGGTGGCGCACGCGGTGATCGCGCTGCTCGGCTGGGTCGCGCTCGCCGACGTGCTCGAGCAGGGGTTCATCGGCGCGCCCGTCTACCCGATCCCCGGTGCGCTCCTCTTCGGCGTCGCCCTCGCCCTCACGGCCTACGTGTGCTTCCTCTCGGCGGTCCGGATGACGCCCATGCTGCTCTCGATCGTGCTGGCGGTGTTCCTCGTGGTCGGTGTGATCACCGCGATGCTGAGCTCGAGCGACCCGCAGTGGTGGCAGAAGAACCTCAGCGCGCTCGGCATGACCGACGACCTGTCGGCACTGGCCTTCAACCTCACGCTCATCATCGCGGGCGCGATCGTGACCATCGTCGCGCGATACGCCACGGCCGGTCTGTCGACCGCCACCGAGCGCGACCGTCGCGGCCGCGACGTGGTGCGCTACGGGCTCGTGGCGATCGGCATCCTGCTGGCCTGCGTCGGCGTCTTCCCCGTCGACGAGTTCTTCGCGCTGCACAACACCGTGGCGACGGGGATGGCGGTCGTGTACGCCGTCATCGTCATCGGCCTGCCCCGGTTCCTGCCGTCGATGCCGCGCGTGTTCGTGATCCTCGGGTGGGTCTACGTCGGCGTCATCGCGCTGCTCGGCGTGTTCTTCGCCGTCGGCTACTACAACCTGACCGCGGTCGAACTCGTCGCCGGCCTGCTCATCTTCAGCTGGATCATCCTGTTCCTCCGCAACACCGGACCGGCGGCACCGGCTCGGGTGGTCGCCGTCACGGCGTGA
- a CDS encoding nitroreductase family deazaflavin-dependent oxidoreductase, with protein sequence MPLQGEYAPSTAKWARDQAETYEATGGREANSLRGKPVIVLTTVGAKSGKLRKTALMRVEHGGEYAVVASQGGDPEHPAWYFNIVKQPHVELQDGDVKRDYLAHEATGDEKTTWWKRATEVWPAYDDYQAKTDRQIPIFVLTPIDVD encoded by the coding sequence ATGCCACTGCAGGGCGAGTACGCGCCGAGCACAGCGAAGTGGGCGCGCGACCAGGCCGAGACCTACGAGGCGACGGGAGGTCGCGAGGCGAACTCCCTGCGGGGGAAGCCCGTGATCGTGCTGACCACAGTGGGGGCGAAGAGCGGGAAGCTCCGGAAGACGGCGCTCATGCGGGTCGAGCACGGCGGCGAGTACGCGGTCGTCGCGTCGCAGGGCGGCGACCCCGAGCACCCGGCCTGGTACTTCAACATCGTGAAGCAGCCGCATGTCGAGCTGCAGGACGGTGACGTGAAGCGCGACTACCTGGCGCACGAGGCCACCGGCGACGAGAAGACGACGTGGTGGAAGCGCGCGACCGAGGTCTGGCCCGCGTACGACGACTACCAGGCGAAGACGGACCGGCAGATCCCGATCTTCGTGCTGACGCCGATCGACGTCGACTGA
- a CDS encoding adenylate/guanylate cyclase domain-containing protein, producing the protein MTARSRLPTGTVTFLFTDVEGSTRMAEAAGDAWPALLAEHDAVVRRAIADHRGIVVKTEGDGFFAVFASARDAVAAAADAQRALAAHEWPAGRRLRVRMGLHTGTGRLGGDDYVGLDVHRAARIAATASGGQVVLSASTAVLVERDLPDGLALRDLGEHRLRDLSQPEAMRQLDIDGLDSEFPALRTLDAVPNNLPLQVTSFVGRRDELAHAARLVRPARVLTITGAGGTGKTRLALQLGAEAGSGFRDGVFFVDLSPVHDPDLVASQIQRSLGSRAAAGDRPPRDALLEQLAEREVLLILDNFEQVIEAAPLVAELVRASPRSAFIVTSRGPLRISAEREMPLEPMQVPDATDPETLARFDAVALFLERAVSVRPDFAITEENAAAVAELVRVLDGLPLAIELVASRVRLLPVPEILARLDLAAPGAGAVDLPERQRTIEGAIAWSHDLLDEPVRRLFARLGVFAGGADLAQIERVCADPGVDVLTGLAELVDQGLLRQVAGLDRARFRTLHVIREYALARLAESGEGDDVHRRHLQAYADWAEQLAPRLLGADRKAWLDRFDADHDNVRSALDWAGVHGEANLALRLAAASWRFWQSRGHLHEGRRRLEAALALPGGAKRHRADALEALAGVCWWEGEIGRCLEPYREALAIHRELGDPAAISNALYDLGLARAVWARTGSGSQDRLEDIEPLFREAQELSSRLGDENGLAQIAWGRGIAIASLEGFTPPALEQWKASIEHYARAGNEFGLGWGVFEVANYAVRNRDVDTARQSLERGLTLFARHRDVSALVMFIALASGLARAEGDDLRAARLAGAYRALRNATGTNLVDHHINQVPDLTFEDPEQLTGELAAAFDEGTGMDLDAAVAYTLEGVRAPASGT; encoded by the coding sequence ATGACCGCGAGGTCCCGCCTGCCGACGGGCACCGTCACGTTCCTGTTCACGGATGTCGAGGGGTCGACCCGGATGGCGGAGGCCGCCGGCGACGCCTGGCCCGCGCTGCTCGCCGAGCACGACGCCGTGGTGCGACGGGCGATCGCCGACCACCGCGGGATCGTCGTCAAGACCGAGGGCGACGGGTTCTTCGCGGTGTTCGCCTCGGCGCGCGACGCCGTCGCCGCGGCGGCCGACGCCCAGCGCGCGCTGGCCGCGCACGAGTGGCCGGCGGGCCGCCGGCTGCGGGTCCGGATGGGTCTGCACACCGGTACGGGCCGGCTCGGCGGCGACGACTACGTGGGCCTCGACGTGCACCGTGCGGCGCGCATCGCCGCGACGGCGAGCGGCGGGCAGGTCGTGCTCTCGGCGTCGACGGCCGTGCTCGTCGAGCGCGACCTCCCCGACGGCCTCGCGCTGCGCGACCTCGGCGAGCATCGCCTGCGCGACCTGTCGCAGCCCGAGGCGATGCGGCAGCTCGACATCGACGGGCTCGACTCGGAGTTCCCCGCCCTGCGCACCCTCGATGCCGTGCCCAACAACCTGCCGCTCCAGGTCACGAGCTTCGTCGGGCGCCGCGACGAGCTCGCGCACGCGGCGCGGCTCGTCCGGCCGGCGCGCGTGCTCACGATCACCGGCGCCGGCGGTACCGGCAAGACTCGGCTCGCGCTCCAGCTCGGCGCGGAGGCCGGCAGCGGGTTCCGCGACGGGGTCTTCTTCGTCGACCTGTCCCCGGTGCACGATCCCGACCTCGTCGCGTCGCAGATCCAGCGGAGCCTGGGCAGCCGGGCCGCCGCGGGGGACCGGCCGCCGCGAGACGCGCTGCTCGAGCAGCTCGCCGAGCGCGAGGTGCTGCTGATCCTCGACAACTTCGAGCAGGTGATCGAGGCGGCCCCGCTCGTCGCCGAGCTCGTGCGCGCCTCGCCACGGTCGGCGTTCATCGTCACCTCGCGCGGTCCGCTCCGGATCTCGGCCGAGCGGGAGATGCCGCTCGAGCCCATGCAGGTGCCGGACGCCACCGACCCCGAGACGCTCGCGCGATTCGACGCCGTGGCGCTCTTCCTCGAGCGGGCCGTGTCGGTGCGTCCCGACTTCGCGATCACCGAGGAGAACGCCGCTGCCGTCGCCGAGCTCGTCCGCGTGCTCGACGGACTGCCGCTCGCGATCGAGCTCGTCGCCTCGCGCGTGCGACTGCTCCCCGTGCCCGAGATCCTCGCCCGGCTCGACCTCGCCGCGCCCGGCGCCGGTGCCGTCGACCTGCCCGAGCGCCAGCGGACGATCGAGGGCGCCATCGCGTGGAGCCACGACCTGCTCGACGAGCCCGTGCGCCGGCTGTTCGCCCGCCTCGGCGTGTTCGCCGGCGGCGCCGACCTGGCGCAGATCGAGCGGGTCTGCGCCGATCCCGGCGTCGACGTGCTGACGGGGCTCGCCGAGCTCGTCGACCAGGGCCTTCTGCGGCAGGTGGCCGGGCTCGACCGGGCGCGCTTCCGCACCCTGCACGTGATCCGCGAGTACGCGTTGGCGCGGCTCGCGGAGAGCGGCGAGGGCGACGACGTGCATCGACGGCACCTCCAGGCGTACGCCGACTGGGCCGAGCAGCTGGCGCCGCGCCTGCTGGGCGCCGACCGCAAGGCCTGGCTCGACCGATTCGACGCCGACCACGACAACGTCCGCTCCGCACTCGACTGGGCGGGGGTTCACGGCGAGGCGAACCTCGCGCTGCGGCTCGCGGCGGCGTCCTGGCGGTTCTGGCAGTCCCGCGGCCACCTGCACGAGGGGCGCCGCCGGCTCGAGGCCGCGCTCGCGCTGCCCGGCGGCGCCAAGCGGCACCGGGCCGACGCGCTCGAGGCGCTCGCGGGCGTGTGCTGGTGGGAGGGCGAGATCGGGCGGTGCCTCGAGCCGTATCGCGAGGCCCTCGCCATCCACCGCGAGCTGGGCGACCCGGCGGCCATCTCGAACGCGCTCTACGACCTCGGGCTCGCACGCGCCGTCTGGGCCCGGACCGGCTCCGGCTCCCAGGACCGCCTGGAGGACATCGAGCCCCTGTTCCGAGAGGCCCAGGAGCTCTCGAGCCGCCTGGGGGACGAGAACGGGCTGGCCCAGATCGCGTGGGGCCGCGGCATCGCCATCGCGTCGCTCGAGGGCTTCACGCCGCCGGCCCTCGAGCAGTGGAAGGCCAGCATCGAGCACTACGCCCGCGCGGGCAACGAGTTCGGCCTCGGCTGGGGAGTCTTCGAGGTGGCCAACTACGCGGTGCGCAACCGCGATGTCGATACCGCGCGGCAGAGCCTGGAACGCGGGCTCACCCTGTTCGCCCGACACCGCGACGTCTCCGCCCTGGTGATGTTCATCGCGCTCGCGTCCGGGCTCGCGCGGGCCGAGGGTGACGACCTGCGGGCGGCGCGGCTGGCCGGCGCCTACCGCGCGCTCCGGAACGCCACGGGCACGAACCTGGTCGATCACCACATCAACCAGGTGCCCGACCTCACCTTCGAGGACCCGGAGCAGCTGACGGGCGAGCTCGCGGCGGCGTTCGACGAGGGAACCGGGATGGATCTCGACGCGGCCGTCGCGTACACGCTCGAGGGCGTCCGCGCGCCGGCCTCCGGCACCTGA
- a CDS encoding SHOCT domain-containing protein, which yields MDFWDNFWNFVWIFFWSFAFIAYLFALFAIIGDLFRDHQLSGWWKAVWIIFLIFLPFLTALVYLIARGDGMARRSAKQAQEMQAQTDQYIRQTAGAHSPSDEIAKAKALLDAGTINAQEYEALKAKALSHS from the coding sequence GTGGACTTCTGGGACAACTTCTGGAACTTCGTGTGGATCTTCTTCTGGAGCTTCGCATTCATCGCCTACCTGTTCGCGCTGTTCGCGATCATCGGCGACCTCTTCCGCGACCACCAGCTCAGCGGCTGGTGGAAGGCGGTGTGGATCATCTTCCTGATCTTCCTGCCGTTCCTCACCGCCCTCGTCTACCTCATCGCCCGCGGCGATGGGATGGCGCGGCGCTCGGCCAAGCAGGCGCAGGAGATGCAGGCGCAGACCGACCAGTACATCCGCCAGACCGCGGGCGCGCACAGCCCCTCCGACGAGATCGCCAAGGCCAAGGCGCTGCTCGACGCGGGCACGATCAACGCCCAGGAGTACGAGGCCCTCAAGGCCAAGGCGCTGTCCCACTCCTGA
- the clpS gene encoding ATP-dependent Clp protease adapter ClpS gives MVTSTIEQLDADLVTDEAVRPDLPWQTIVWDDPVNLMTYVTYVFRSYFGYPREEAERLMLLVHHEGRAVVASGNREAMERHVQAMHGYGLQATVSRAEP, from the coding sequence ATGGTGACGTCCACGATCGAGCAGCTCGACGCCGACCTCGTCACCGACGAGGCCGTGCGCCCCGACCTGCCGTGGCAGACGATCGTGTGGGACGACCCCGTGAACCTCATGACCTACGTCACCTACGTGTTCCGCAGCTACTTCGGCTACCCACGCGAGGAGGCCGAGCGGCTCATGCTGCTCGTGCACCACGAGGGGCGCGCGGTCGTCGCATCCGGCAATCGCGAGGCGATGGAGCGGCACGTGCAGGCCATGCACGGGTACGGGCTGCAGGCGACCGTGTCGAGGGCCGAGCCGTGA